One part of the Leptolyngbya sp. FACHB-261 genome encodes these proteins:
- a CDS encoding P-II family nitrogen regulator has translation MQPESTPIKPAVLITIIGETVLQDRLVRLLESQGATGYTISAAQGAGRHGSRMGDIAGYNTNVEIKTVVSLEVSDDILLALVPYLESHALIAFRQSVEVLAS, from the coding sequence ATGCAGCCTGAATCGACACCCATTAAACCTGCTGTTCTAATCACGATCATTGGCGAGACGGTTTTGCAGGACCGTCTAGTCCGTCTTTTAGAAAGCCAGGGGGCGACTGGTTATACGATTAGTGCAGCCCAAGGCGCAGGTCGTCATGGTAGCCGTATGGGCGATATCGCAGGCTACAACACCAATGTCGAGATCAAAACAGTGGTGTCGCTAGAGGTGTCAGATGACATTCTGCTTGCTTTGGTGCCTTACTTGGAAAGCCATGCGCTGATCGCCTTCCGGCAGTCGGTTGAAGTCTTAGCCAGTTAA
- a CDS encoding acyl-CoA thioesterase, whose translation MRYSDSLLADGWLRSFRTTVRGAQLNAYGFLFGGQLMAWIDDAAVMFGRCHMEHASVVTKKISEMVFNSPAHQGDIVEVFTRVRREGRTSLTVEVQAFVFNPETPTATNQIVACEMVLVALDEKGRPFAWHERPRTGDWHDQYLAR comes from the coding sequence ATGCGCTACAGTGACTCTCTACTCGCGGATGGTTGGTTGCGTTCTTTTCGCACCACGGTCCGAGGGGCTCAACTCAATGCCTACGGTTTCTTGTTCGGTGGCCAGCTCATGGCTTGGATTGATGATGCCGCTGTGATGTTTGGGCGTTGTCACATGGAGCATGCATCTGTAGTTACCAAGAAAATCTCGGAGATGGTCTTTAACTCGCCTGCCCATCAGGGTGACATCGTGGAGGTTTTTACCCGAGTCCGACGGGAGGGTCGGACTTCGCTAACAGTAGAAGTACAAGCTTTTGTCTTTAATCCTGAAACGCCTACAGCAACAAACCAGATTGTGGCTTGCGAAATGGTTTTAGTGGCACTGGATGAGAAGGGTAGACCCTTTGCCTGGCATGAGCGTCCGCGCACTGGAGACTGGCACGATCAGTATCTAGCTCGCTAA
- the hisF gene encoding imidazole glycerol phosphate synthase subunit HisF — translation MLAKRILPCLDVKAGRVVKGVNFVDLRDAGDPVELAQVYNEAGADELVFLDITASHEDRGIIFDVVHRTAEQVFIPLTVGGGIRDLDTIKELLRAGADKVSINSSAVSDPDFINRASERFGNQCIVVAIDARRRSSHQSDQTDPEQTHQTGSEIWGWDVYVRGGRQNTGLDAVQWAQEVVQRGAGEILLTSMDADGTQAGYDLELTRRIAETVEVPVIASGGAGTCEHIRQALTEGRAEAALLASLLHYGQLSVAEIKTYLGQHQIPVRS, via the coding sequence GTGCTAGCTAAACGGATTTTGCCCTGCCTAGATGTCAAAGCTGGTCGCGTAGTCAAGGGAGTCAATTTTGTAGATTTGCGCGATGCTGGTGACCCAGTAGAACTGGCGCAAGTCTATAACGAAGCCGGTGCCGACGAACTCGTCTTTTTAGATATCACGGCTAGCCATGAGGACCGGGGCATTATCTTTGACGTGGTTCACCGCACAGCCGAGCAGGTTTTCATTCCGCTCACCGTAGGTGGGGGCATTCGTGACTTAGACACGATCAAAGAATTGCTGCGGGCGGGTGCTGATAAAGTCAGCATCAACTCCTCTGCGGTCAGTGACCCAGACTTTATTAACCGCGCCAGTGAGCGCTTTGGCAACCAGTGCATTGTGGTGGCAATCGACGCTCGCAGACGCTCCTCCCACCAGAGCGACCAGACTGATCCGGAGCAGACTCATCAGACTGGCTCCGAGATCTGGGGCTGGGATGTCTACGTGCGTGGGGGCCGACAAAACACTGGACTCGATGCAGTGCAGTGGGCACAAGAAGTGGTCCAGCGGGGGGCAGGCGAGATCCTGCTCACCAGTATGGATGCCGATGGGACTCAGGCAGGCTACGATCTTGAACTGACTCGGCGCATTGCAGAGACAGTGGAGGTTCCGGTCATCGCCTCCGGTGGGGCAGGGACCTGTGAGCATATCCGTCAAGCTTTAACTGAAGGTCGCGCAGAAGCAGCCTTGCTTGCCTCATTGCTCCACTACGGCCAACTGTCGGTTGCTGAGATCAAAACCTATCTCGGTCAACACCAAATTCCTGTGAGGAGCTAG